The following coding sequences lie in one Melopsittacus undulatus isolate bMelUnd1 chromosome 9, bMelUnd1.mat.Z, whole genome shotgun sequence genomic window:
- the LOC101881638 gene encoding interleukin-1 receptor-associated kinase-like 2, with product MTLQQPPLGLKGGSPPVLYIHSMPAWVLEDFCQKMDCLSDYDWMRFASYVITDQTELRKIKCMEKTGISITRELMWWWGVRLATVPQLLDLLRALQLYRAAQVILDWTSASNIADSGKEELVEPPKPENRSLIPIEKKKIDRENEISLLPSTDSSRPGVPPAVSGAVSEGALYSLPLPPPPPRDLLQSLQSNPPVSSSVKPCSSPAPQQETRTDLPSGSLLWTQREVTNATSGFSDKRRICEGTFADVYKGQRNSTEYIIKRLKETECTSPDSTQRFFHTEVQICFRCCHVNILQLLGFSVETGLHCLIYPYLPNGSLQNRLQCQDDSAPLTWEMRISIAVGLLRATEYLHNSGILHGNIKSSNILLDENFTPKLGHSGLRLYSVDKKSEYATMKTKVLQASLTYLPEDFIRHGKLTEKVDIFSCGVVLAEILTGIKALDEGRDPIYLKDMIADEIQIAKESSYSKVKMEKLAAKEICCKYLDKKAGHLLEEVAIDFASAICFCLKKKNSNTAEVLEVMEMAENKLREHYICGGSTSGFSMNTPEETDDETVSLSMDVPSAGKTKEGSTQPAILSSANPCPPSIAVVSPDVYCEQMSRVPCESDELSSFIWNPSEKSTDELSSCNSAENMAGSDYRIKQEKPAHGLQERNAACAKSEDVLEAASTAQSTSQKHTAIDSPCSSQALTRERSWKIEINDKKKKLMENILLYEEDKLNSSELFES from the exons CCTCCTACGTGATAACTGACCAAACAGAGCTGCGGAAGATCAAGTGCATGGAGAAGACTGGGATCAGCATAACACGGGAGCTGATGTGGTGGTGGGGAGTGAGGCTGGCGACCGTGCCACAGCTCCTGGACCTGCTGCGAGCACTGCAGCTGTACCGGGCGGCCCAGGTCATTCTGGACT GGACATCAGCCTCTAATATTGCTGACTCTGGCAAAGAAGAGCTGGTAGAGCCGCCTAAACCCGAGAACAGATCTTTAATTCCCATAGAAAAGAAGAAGATAGACAGAGAAAACGAGATCAGTCTGTTGCCATCAACAGACTCTTCACGTCCGGGAGTACCACCAGCAG tttcagGTGCTGTTTCTGAAGGAGCCTTGTATTCACTCCCTTTGCCACCACCTCCCCCAAGAGACCTTTTGCAATCCTTACAGTCAAATCCTCCTGTCTCATCAAGTGTGAAG CCTTGCAGctctcctgctcctcagcaggaGACAAGGACAGATCTCCCCAGTGGAAGTCTTCTGTGGACCCAGAGGGAAGTTACTAATGCCACAAGTGGTTTCAGTGACAAGAGAAGAATTTGTGAAGGTACTTTTGCGGATGTCTACAAAGGTCAGAGGAACAGCACAGAGTATATCATCAAGAGACTGAAAGAG acgGAATGCACCAGCCCAGATTCCACCCAAAGGTTCTTCCATACCGAAGTACAGATTTGCTTTCG GTGCTGTCATGTCAACATCTTGCAGCTGCTGGGTTTCTCAGTAGAAACTGGATTGCACTGTCTGATATATCCATACCTGCCTAATGGATCACTACAAAACAGACTGCAGTGTCAA GATGATTCTGCCCCACTGACCTGGGAGATGCGGATTAGCATTGCTGTAGGGCTCCTCCGAGCTACAGAGTATTTACATAATTCTGGAATTCTTCATGGGAATATCAAAAG CTCAAATATCTTGTTGGATGAAAACTTTACACCAAAGCTTGGACATTCAGGTCTGCGACTGTATTCTGTTGATAAGAAATCAGAGTATGCCACGATGAAAACCAAAGTCCTACAGGCTTCTCTCACTTATCTGCCAGAAGACTTTATCAGACATGGGAAGTTAACAGAGAAAGTTGATATATTCAGCTGTGGTGTG GTTTTAGCAGAGATACTGACAGGGATTAAAGCCCTGGATGAAGGGAGAGACCCTATCTATCTG AAAGATATGATTGCTGATGAAATCCAGATAGCAAAAGAAAGCTCATATTCCAAAGTAAAGATGGAAAAGCTAGCTGCCAAGGAAATATGCTGTAAATATCTAGACAAGAAAGCAGGACACTTGCTGGAAGAGGTTGCCATTGATTTTGCATCAGCCATCTGCTTTTgtctgaaaaagaagaattcTAACACAGCAGAg GTGCTTGAAGTGAtggaaatggctgaaaacaaaCTAAGAGAGCATTACATCTGTGGAGGCAGCACTTCTGGGTTCTCCATGAACACTCCTGAGGAAACTGATGATGAGACAGTGAGTCTCAGCATGGATGTGCCTTCTGCAGGGAAAACTAAAGAGGGCAGCACGCAGCCTGCCATCCTGAGCAGTGCCAATCCGTGCCCACCTTCAATAGCTGTTGTGTCTCCTGATGTTTACTGTGAACAGATGTCCAGGGTTCCTTGTGAATCAGATGAGTTAAGCAGTTTTATATGGAACCCTTCAGAAAAGTCCACAGATGAGCTATCGAGCTGTAACAGTGCCGAAAACATGGCAGGCTCTGATTACAGGATCAAGCAGGAAAAGCCTGCCCATGGACTCCAGGAAAGGAATGCAGCATGTGCCAAAAGTGAGGATGTCTTGGAAGCAGCATCTACAGCACAGAGCACCTCTCAAAAACACACAGCCATTGACTCTCCATGTTCTTCACAAG catTAACCAGAGAGAGGTCTTGGAAAATAGAGATAAATGATAAGAAAAAGAAgctcatggaaaatattttgctgtatgAAGAAGACAAATTAAACAGTTCTGAACTTTTTGAATCGTAA